In Nitrospiraceae bacterium, the following are encoded in one genomic region:
- a CDS encoding formylglycine-generating enzyme family protein codes for MKVQSLVVSIHIPPEMVPIPNGTYRQGGESDFIPEVNIQAFAMGKHEVTFEEYDRFAIATNRPFPNDQAWGRGPRPVINVSWEEARAYAAWLAGETGQRYRLPTESEWEYAARSGAKQETWAGTSEENQLGIYAVFSENSGGKTAEVGSKQSNAFGLYDMSGNVWEWVEDCLHANYKGAPTDGSAWLEATGGDCSLRVVRGGAWFFTPDALRSSNRFRGTP; via the coding sequence TTGAAAGTGCAATCCTTAGTCGTGAGCATTCATATCCCACCCGAGATGGTGCCCATTCCTAATGGCACGTATCGGCAAGGGGGTGAATCTGATTTCATCCCAGAAGTCAACATACAGGCTTTTGCCATGGGAAAACACGAAGTCACCTTTGAGGAATACGACCGGTTTGCTATTGCGACCAATAGACCGTTTCCGAATGATCAAGCCTGGGGCCGTGGACCACGCCCAGTCATCAATGTTTCATGGGAGGAGGCGAGAGCCTATGCGGCGTGGCTGGCGGGAGAAACCGGCCAACGATATCGGTTGCCCACGGAGTCCGAGTGGGAATATGCGGCGCGTAGCGGGGCCAAGCAGGAGACATGGGCTGGGACTTCAGAAGAAAACCAGCTGGGGATTTATGCAGTCTTTTCTGAGAATTCAGGTGGGAAGACGGCCGAGGTGGGCAGCAAACAGTCGAATGCCTTTGGGCTGTATGACATGAGCGGGAATGTGTGGGAATGGGTGGAAGATTGCTTGCATGCGAATTACAAGGGCGCACCGACGGATGGCTCTGCCTGGCTAGAAGCCACTGGGGGAGATTGTTCGTTGCGTGTGGTCCGGGGCGGTGCCTGGTTCTTCACACCAGACGCCCTCCGGTCCTCGAACCGGTTCAGGGGCACCCCTTGA